The Salvelinus namaycush isolate Seneca chromosome 5, SaNama_1.0, whole genome shotgun sequence genome segment CAGACAGGAATACAGAACTGCATCATGGGCACTAAGAGGAGCAAATCCACACACCAGGGCCATATAGTACAACATGTAAACCATAACATACTACACAGTCCTACATATTTGGTAGAATATTTTACAGGTAACATGTACCGTAGCTGAAAGGAAATTATGTTGTCAGAAAACAGTTTGGCAAACATCTTCTATTTTGGAGTCAAACTATGCACAGTATCTAATGTATGTAATGACAAGACTCATACTTACACCGCTTCACACGCTGTGTTTAACATCTTAGCTGGTGAGAGAAAAACAGAGGATAaagagtgaaaaggaggaagagagaaacacaTCCAGAGAGAGATGCAGGAAAGAGAACCTCACCCTCGTGCCCCTCTCTGCCTCTCGTAGtgtctcagtcagtcagtccagtatCTCCTTGATGCACCAGCAGCAGAGTACGAAGTAGAAGCACTCCTTGAGGGACTGGATGAAGCCATAGGCAATGTTCCCACCAAGGAAGTTCTTCCCTCTGCCTAGGCCCATGGCCATGTCACGCAGGTTCTGCCCGAGGGAGGAGGGCATGGCCTGGGGGAGAGGACGCTGGGGGTGCATGGCTCTGTGGCACTGCTCCACACGGAGGACAAGAGGAAGAAATTATAGAAATGGGAGATGAGAGGAATAGGGGTCAGGTCAATCCCAGAGGAGTAGAGGAAAGGAAGAGAAGACCAGGGTTGGACTGGGTGTGAGTGGACAGAGAGCTCCTCCTATAGTGACatcaacactaccaacaccaggGGGTGTTCTCTCAGCTCCTGATCTTTCTCTATTCTATTCTTCTACACTCTGGAACACAGACACACCAGTCACCCCTGGTTGTGAAACATTCTGTTCACTGGCTCTGGGTGTGTTCTGCaccccaccacccctctctctgcatctctaggGTTTTTGCCAGTCTGGAACAGACTAGCTCGGTGCTCTCCGTCTCTCCCTATGTAAAGCATAATCTATCCACCACACCTACAGTACACCCCTCAGGATAGTTCCAGTATCACCTGCTCAATGCAGCTCTACTGTAAAAGCGCACAATATGCCTCCTCTCTTTGTCCAGGACTGTGTGACAGCCTATTGTTTCTCTCTTCTGGTAATCTGTGTTTTGTGTTCTGAACAGGTTGAAATAAGTAAGCCCCACTATTCTGATTTCTATATTGTTGGATGACTGCGTGGTGGTCATCGTCCAGGTTGAAATTATTCTGTGAATGACAGCTATAGGACCTGTTCTCACCAGAGGTCTGAATATACAACATTTGCTGACATGGACCCTGCACCAATACACATTCTCTAACCCTAGACCCTACTGTACACCTTGGCACTTAAATGTAGAGGCACAACtagcctccccctcccccctgtgGTAATTCAACTagcctccccctccccctgtgGTAACTCAACAAGCCTTGTCCCCCCCCCTGTGGTAACTCAACAAGCCTCCCCTCCCCCCTGTGGTAACTCAACAAGCCTCGTCCTCCCCCTGTGGTAACTCAACAagcctccccctccccctgtgGTAACTCAACAagcctccccctccccctgtgGTAACTCAACAagcctccccctccccctgtgGTAACTCAACAagcctccccctccccctgtgGTAACTCAACAagcctccccctccccctgtgGTAACTCAACaagcctccccctccccctccccctgtgGTAACTCAACAAGCCTCCCCCCCTGTGGTAATTCAACAAGCCTCCCCCCCTGTGGTAATTCAACAAGCCTCCCCGCCCTGTGGTAACTCAACAAGCCTCGTCCTCCCCCTGTGGTAACTCAACAAGCCTCGTCCTCCCCCTGTGGTAACTCAACAagcctccccctccccctgtgGTAACTCAACAAGCCTCGTCCTCTCCCTGTGGTAACTCAAGTAACTTCTTCCTGCCCGATCCTGTCTCTTTCCTTGTCCTGTCCTCTCATAATCTCCTTGGTCGTCTCCTCGAAGTGTAGAACTTCAATTAAAACAATATATAGTCTTCACCTGTATTTAGCAGAATAAATAAGTAAAGGGGATATGTTCTATTTAATAGTTATGAATCAACATTTAAGAAAACATCACAGGAGACCAAAGAGTAAATCCAGAAACTGCATTTTAAAGCCAAACTCACCAAGAAAGATTCATGATATATGCATTTATATGCAATCTGTGATTTCAGATACAGGTGTAAACAGATGTATTTTCCCCCAAAAGAACAAGAGTATTACAACAGAACTGTAAAAAGTACAA includes the following:
- the LOC120047763 gene encoding lens epithelial cell protein LEP503-like, which gives rise to MHPQRPLPQAMPSSLGQNLRDMAMGLGRGKNFLGGNIAYGFIQSLKECFYFVLCCWCIKEILD